In Holophagales bacterium, one DNA window encodes the following:
- a CDS encoding glycosyltransferase family 2 protein — protein MSATATNRSPLPTVSVVIPVYQNAGSLRPTSDALRALAARNAGAWRLEVIFVDDGSTDGSARELAELAAERDEVRVVSLSRNFGQVPALVAGLERASGVATVVLSADLQEPVALVERMVEEWSQGSEIVVCYRVARSDSLVATGGSRLFYSLIALSHPQMPRGGFDFFLLGQRARRAFLALPERNRFLQGDILWLGFAVKMLPYERQPRPVGRSQWTLGKKTKYFIDGLLKTAYWPIRAMSLVGLTVALGGFLWAAIIVVRKLLGGIPAVGWAPIMIAILVVGGVIMTMLGVIGEYVWRIFDEVRGRPLYLVARDSAEDGSATPAASRHDVAPRD, from the coding sequence GTGAGCGCGACGGCGACGAACCGGTCGCCCCTGCCGACGGTGAGCGTGGTCATTCCGGTCTACCAGAACGCCGGCTCGCTGCGGCCGACGAGCGACGCCCTGCGAGCGCTCGCGGCGCGAAACGCGGGCGCCTGGCGGCTCGAGGTGATCTTCGTCGACGACGGCTCGACCGACGGCTCGGCCCGCGAGCTCGCCGAGCTCGCCGCCGAGCGCGACGAGGTGCGGGTCGTCTCGCTGTCGCGCAACTTCGGCCAGGTCCCGGCGCTGGTCGCCGGGCTGGAGCGCGCGAGCGGCGTGGCGACGGTCGTGCTGTCGGCCGACCTGCAGGAGCCGGTGGCACTCGTCGAGCGGATGGTCGAGGAGTGGTCGCAGGGCAGCGAGATCGTCGTCTGCTATCGCGTCGCGCGCTCCGACAGCCTGGTCGCCACCGGCGGGTCGCGGCTCTTCTACAGCCTCATCGCGCTCTCCCACCCGCAGATGCCGCGCGGCGGGTTCGACTTCTTCCTGCTCGGGCAACGGGCGCGGCGGGCGTTTCTCGCGCTGCCGGAGCGGAACCGCTTTCTGCAGGGCGACATCCTCTGGCTCGGCTTCGCGGTCAAGATGCTGCCCTACGAGCGCCAGCCGCGGCCCGTCGGCCGGTCGCAGTGGACGCTCGGCAAGAAGACGAAGTACTTCATCGACGGGCTGCTCAAGACCGCCTACTGGCCGATCCGGGCGATGTCGCTCGTCGGCCTGACGGTCGCGCTCGGGGGCTTCCTGTGGGCGGCGATCATCGTCGTGCGGAAGCTGCTCGGCGGCATCCCGGCGGTCGGCTGGGCGCCGATCATGATCGCCATCCTGGTGGTCGGCGGCGTCATCATGACGATGCTCGGCGTCATCGGCGAGTACGTCTGGCGGATCTTCGACGAAGTGCGCGGGCGCCCGTTGTATCTGGTGGCGCGCGACTCGGCGGAGGACGGAAGCGCGACGCCGGCCGCGAGCCGGCACGACGTCGCGCCCCGGGACTGA
- a CDS encoding aminotransferase class I/II-fold pyridoxal phosphate-dependent enzyme, whose protein sequence is MNSVRSSRTLAVLGGSPAFAEPLHVGRPNIGSRERYLARVEAILDRRWLTNNGPMVLDFEAAIRQRLGVRHCVCTSNATVALEIGARVLGLEGEVICPSFTFVATAHALQWLGIEPVFCDVDLDSHGIDPSAVEERITPRTTGVVGVHLWGRSCAIEQLEEICRRRGLRLMFDAAHAFACDHGGRWIGNFGDLEVLSFHATKCLNSFEGGAIVTNDDELAERARLLRNFGFAGFDRVVELGVNGKMPEVCAAMGLTNLESLDEVIDVNRRHYSSYAAGLAALPGLRVLPFDPLARNNYHYVVVVVDPVAAGLTRDEIVALLHAENVLARRYFAPGCHGMEPYRTRDPEAGRRLPNTEALSATVFCLPSGTAVGERDVATVVELLAAGLEASGAVRAALAGRSAR, encoded by the coding sequence GTGAATAGCGTACGAAGCTCCAGGACGCTCGCTGTGCTCGGCGGAAGCCCGGCATTCGCCGAGCCGCTGCACGTCGGGCGACCCAACATCGGCTCGCGCGAGCGTTACCTGGCGCGCGTCGAGGCGATCCTCGACCGCCGCTGGCTGACCAACAACGGCCCGATGGTCCTCGACTTCGAGGCGGCGATCCGCCAGCGCCTCGGCGTGCGCCACTGCGTCTGCACGAGCAACGCCACGGTGGCGCTCGAGATCGGTGCCCGGGTGCTCGGCCTCGAGGGCGAGGTGATCTGCCCCTCCTTCACCTTCGTGGCCACTGCCCACGCCTTGCAGTGGCTGGGGATCGAGCCGGTTTTCTGCGACGTCGACCTGGACTCGCACGGCATCGACCCGTCGGCGGTCGAGGAACGAATCACCCCGCGCACCACCGGCGTGGTGGGCGTTCACCTCTGGGGGCGGAGCTGTGCGATCGAGCAGCTCGAGGAGATCTGCCGGCGCCGCGGCCTGCGGCTGATGTTCGACGCGGCCCACGCCTTCGCCTGCGATCACGGCGGCCGCTGGATCGGCAACTTCGGCGATCTCGAGGTGCTGAGCTTCCACGCCACGAAGTGCCTCAACAGCTTCGAAGGCGGAGCGATCGTCACCAACGACGACGAGCTCGCCGAGCGCGCCCGACTGCTTCGCAACTTCGGCTTCGCCGGCTTCGACCGCGTCGTCGAGCTGGGAGTCAACGGCAAGATGCCGGAGGTCTGCGCGGCGATGGGCCTGACCAACCTCGAGTCGCTCGACGAGGTGATCGACGTCAACCGGCGGCACTACTCGTCGTACGCAGCCGGACTCGCCGCGCTTCCCGGCTTGCGCGTGCTGCCCTTCGATCCGCTGGCGCGCAACAACTACCACTACGTCGTCGTGGTCGTCGATCCGGTGGCGGCCGGGCTGACGCGCGACGAGATCGTCGCCTTGCTGCATGCCGAGAACGTCCTGGCGCGCCGCTACTTCGCCCCGGGCTGTCACGGCATGGAGCCGTATCGCACCCGTGACCCGGAGGCCGGGCGCCGGCTGCCGAACACCGAGGCGCTCTCGGCGACGGTCTTCTGCCTGCCGTCGGGTACCGCGGTCGGCGAGCGGGACGTCGCCACGGTCGTCGAGCTCCTGGCGGCGGGGCTCGAGGCCTCGGGAGCGGTGCGCGCGGCGCTCGCCGGAAGGAGCGCGAGGTGA
- a CDS encoding acetyltransferase, producing MSTGEKIVILGAGGHAREMVDLVEAINSEGGRHDVLGYLVDPEYEAAGRVIRDLPVLGGLDWLDRRAGEVSVVCGIGYPHLRYGMVQRAAARGARFASLVHPRAQLTRRVELGIGVVIAAGCILTNQIHLGDHVQLNLSTTISHDCVLGAFASTAPGVHVAGSVVLEEGAYLSTGVSVIPGVRIGRWSVVGAGAAVVRDVPANAVAVGVPAEVKRVRPEGWHRGATP from the coding sequence ATGAGCACCGGCGAGAAGATCGTCATCCTCGGCGCGGGCGGACATGCCCGGGAAATGGTCGATCTCGTCGAGGCGATCAACAGCGAGGGCGGGCGCCACGACGTGCTGGGCTATCTCGTCGACCCCGAGTACGAAGCCGCAGGAAGGGTGATCCGCGACCTTCCGGTGCTCGGCGGGCTCGACTGGCTCGATCGCCGCGCCGGCGAAGTGAGCGTCGTCTGCGGTATCGGCTACCCGCACCTGCGCTACGGGATGGTGCAGCGGGCGGCGGCGCGCGGGGCGCGGTTCGCCTCGCTCGTTCATCCGCGTGCCCAGCTCACGCGGAGGGTCGAGCTCGGCATCGGCGTGGTGATCGCGGCAGGGTGTATCCTGACCAACCAGATCCACCTGGGCGATCACGTTCAGCTCAACCTGAGCACGACGATCTCGCACGACTGCGTGCTCGGCGCATTCGCGAGCACGGCGCCGGGCGTTCATGTGGCGGGCAGTGTGGTTCTGGAGGAGGGGGCGTACCTGAGCACGGGAGTGAGCGTGATTCCGGGAGTCCGCATCGGTCGCTGGTCGGTCGTCGGCGCGGGCGCGGCCGTGGTGCGTGACGTCCCCGCCAACGCCGTCGCGGTCGGCGTTCCCGCAGAGGTCAAGCGGGTACGACCCGAGGGCTGGCATCGCGGAGCGACGCCATGA
- a CDS encoding glycosyltransferase family 39 protein has product MRRGASELAATGRRLVAAGRPHGVALALGAILLLAFSLRAETGKRGLPYLHHWDEPFIANRALQILRSGDYNPHFFSYGSLIIYAHAGVDALHYLSLAKLPDDDPSALRDPTAIRFHGAREDWLAGDPEHEPYWVSHPSFYLWNRRLTALFGTLAVALTFALTRRLARRNGVAGGDESAAAFGALAAAFVLATSTFHVEHSAWITTDVPATTLALAGLLATLVFVDGGGPRALLLAGAALGLAISTKYNTAVFAAIPAGALVVAAWRRARGYRPWLWLAVPGVAAAAFLLATPYAVLDLPAFLRDTGRMLYSYLGNRDQMVPITPGWPHLRLDLALLGENLGLGVALGALGGLVLGLRRARSWVVLPIAPLVIWATSGTRAPFHRNLIVCYPIAAMAFGLAVAWALSGGARSRRRQAIVVLLLLATLPPAARGIADARRVGGARDTRSQAIDRINELGRSHVGSVGIARELNVHGLDLDRLEIPYTVRPLQDLVCSPGEEAALLLPSRPWATSAGAKAEAERLDALRRAAGTLAGSLAADQIFTVDSPAVDPGLELRRPLLRGALALPCVRGGIPFSTLRLQGESGFNRQSLGLAPGASATSPALAFPEGSALVSLRLAAVEAAGAEVELVAREAGPDPARELARWPLHSGTNPTVHELALPLARPTALSLELVVRRESPGGALLYGLWVDSAPGGTEKGPV; this is encoded by the coding sequence GTGCGCCGGGGGGCATCCGAGCTCGCCGCGACCGGCCGTCGCCTCGTCGCCGCCGGGCGCCCGCACGGGGTCGCCCTCGCCCTCGGCGCGATCCTCCTTCTGGCGTTCTCGCTGCGCGCCGAGACCGGAAAGCGCGGTCTGCCCTATCTGCATCACTGGGATGAGCCGTTCATCGCCAACCGGGCGCTGCAGATCCTGCGCAGCGGCGATTACAACCCGCACTTCTTCTCTTACGGCTCGCTGATCATCTACGCCCACGCCGGCGTCGACGCGTTGCACTACCTCTCGCTCGCCAAGCTGCCGGACGACGATCCCTCGGCGCTGCGCGATCCCACCGCGATTCGCTTCCACGGGGCGCGCGAGGACTGGCTCGCCGGCGACCCGGAGCACGAGCCGTACTGGGTCTCCCACCCCTCGTTCTACCTCTGGAACCGTCGTCTGACCGCGCTTTTCGGCACCCTCGCCGTGGCGCTCACCTTCGCCCTCACCCGGCGCCTGGCACGCCGGAACGGCGTCGCCGGCGGCGACGAATCGGCGGCGGCCTTCGGCGCGCTCGCGGCGGCCTTCGTCCTCGCCACCTCGACGTTCCACGTCGAACACTCCGCCTGGATCACCACCGACGTCCCGGCGACCACCCTGGCCCTCGCCGGTCTGCTGGCGACGCTCGTCTTCGTCGACGGGGGCGGGCCGCGAGCCCTGCTGCTCGCCGGCGCAGCGCTCGGTCTGGCCATTTCGACCAAATACAACACCGCGGTCTTCGCGGCGATCCCCGCCGGGGCGCTTGTCGTCGCCGCCTGGCGCCGCGCTCGCGGCTACCGACCCTGGCTCTGGCTCGCCGTGCCCGGCGTCGCCGCCGCGGCCTTCCTCCTCGCCACCCCGTACGCGGTGCTCGATCTGCCGGCCTTCCTGCGCGACACCGGGCGGATGCTCTATTCCTACCTCGGCAATCGCGACCAGATGGTGCCGATCACCCCAGGCTGGCCCCACCTCCGACTCGACCTCGCGCTGCTCGGTGAGAACCTCGGTCTCGGCGTGGCGCTCGGCGCACTCGGCGGCCTCGTCCTCGGCTTGCGCCGAGCGCGCAGCTGGGTGGTGCTGCCGATCGCCCCGCTGGTGATCTGGGCGACGAGTGGCACGCGGGCACCGTTCCACCGCAATTTGATCGTCTGCTATCCCATCGCGGCGATGGCGTTCGGCCTGGCGGTCGCCTGGGCGCTCTCCGGCGGGGCGAGGTCGCGGCGACGGCAGGCGATCGTCGTCCTTCTCCTCCTCGCCACTCTCCCACCGGCGGCGCGCGGCATCGCCGACGCCCGCCGTGTCGGTGGCGCCCGCGACACCCGTAGCCAGGCGATCGACCGGATCAACGAGCTTGGCCGTTCCCACGTCGGGTCGGTGGGGATCGCTCGCGAGCTCAACGTCCACGGGCTCGACCTCGACCGCCTCGAGATTCCCTACACGGTGCGCCCGCTGCAGGACCTCGTCTGCTCCCCGGGCGAGGAGGCGGCCCTGCTCCTGCCGTCGCGTCCCTGGGCGACCTCCGCGGGGGCGAAAGCCGAGGCCGAGCGACTCGACGCGCTGCGGCGCGCGGCGGGCACCCTCGCCGGAAGCCTGGCGGCCGACCAGATCTTCACCGTCGACTCACCGGCCGTCGATCCGGGTCTCGAGCTGCGACGGCCGCTGCTTCGGGGCGCGTTGGCGCTCCCCTGCGTGCGCGGCGGGATCCCCTTTTCGACGCTCCGCCTGCAGGGTGAGAGCGGCTTCAATCGCCAGAGCCTGGGCCTCGCCCCGGGAGCCTCGGCGACGAGCCCCGCCCTGGCGTTTCCCGAGGGGAGCGCGCTCGTCTCGCTCCGTCTCGCCGCCGTCGAGGCGGCCGGCGCCGAGGTCGAGCTCGTCGCACGCGAGGCCGGCCCGGACCCCGCGCGCGAGCTGGCACGTTGGCCGCTCCACAGCGGGACGAACCCGACCGTGCACGAGCTCGCGCTGCCGCTCGCTCGACCCACCGCCCTGTCGCTCGAGCTCGTCGTCCGCCGGGAGTCACCGGGCGGCGCCCTGCTCTACGGCCTCTGGGTCGACAGCGCCCCAGGTGGAACGGAGAAGGGTCCGGTCTAG
- a CDS encoding pyridoxal phosphate-dependent aminotransferase — MRPQVSQRARLMPASPIRKLMPLADEARRRGTHVYHLNIGQPDLPTPAAMRARLGQVPEVVAYSPSGGTSEFLAALQRYYAQLGLDFSLGELIATTGGSEAVLFAVLAVCNEGDEILVVEPFYTNYLAFTTMAGARLVPVAARGEDGFHLPPREAFESARSPRTRAVILCNPNNPTGTVYSRAEVEAVADFCRAHGLFLISDEVYREFVYDGRKAESALTLAGVEDHVILVDSLSKRFSACGLRLGCLATRNRDVYQAALRMAQGRLSPPGLAQLAALGIAELGADYYAGVVSEYQARRDVLFEGLSKIPGVFLRKPEGAFYFVARLPILDGEDFARFLLGEYSLGGATVMVAPAQGFYATPGLGLDEVRIAYVLKRGDLEASVRILAEAIPAYRDARGLDERPTASSNANAPDFHTPTV; from the coding sequence ATGCGTCCCCAGGTCTCGCAGCGCGCCCGGCTGATGCCGGCCTCTCCCATCCGGAAACTGATGCCGTTGGCCGACGAGGCGCGGCGTCGCGGCACCCACGTCTACCACCTCAACATCGGCCAACCCGACCTGCCGACTCCCGCGGCGATGCGCGCGCGGCTCGGCCAGGTTCCGGAGGTCGTGGCCTACAGCCCCTCCGGCGGCACGTCGGAGTTTCTCGCCGCGCTGCAGCGCTACTACGCCCAGCTCGGGCTCGACTTCTCGCTCGGCGAGCTGATCGCCACGACCGGCGGCTCGGAGGCCGTGCTCTTCGCCGTGCTCGCCGTCTGCAACGAGGGCGACGAGATCCTGGTGGTCGAGCCGTTCTACACCAACTACCTCGCCTTCACGACGATGGCCGGCGCGCGTCTGGTGCCGGTCGCCGCGCGCGGTGAGGACGGCTTCCACCTGCCGCCGCGCGAGGCGTTCGAGAGCGCCCGCTCGCCGCGCACGCGGGCGGTGATCCTCTGCAATCCGAACAACCCGACCGGCACCGTCTACAGCCGCGCCGAGGTCGAGGCGGTGGCCGATTTCTGTCGTGCCCACGGGCTCTTCCTCATCTCCGACGAGGTCTATCGCGAGTTCGTCTACGACGGACGCAAGGCGGAGAGCGCGCTGACGCTCGCCGGCGTCGAAGACCACGTGATCCTCGTCGACAGCCTGTCGAAGCGCTTCTCGGCCTGCGGCCTGCGGCTCGGCTGCCTGGCGACGCGCAACCGCGACGTCTACCAGGCGGCGCTGCGCATGGCGCAGGGGCGGCTCTCGCCGCCCGGCCTCGCCCAGCTCGCCGCGCTCGGCATCGCCGAGCTCGGGGCCGACTACTACGCCGGCGTCGTCTCCGAGTACCAGGCCCGCCGCGACGTGCTCTTCGAAGGGCTGTCGAAGATCCCCGGCGTCTTCCTGCGCAAGCCCGAAGGGGCGTTCTACTTCGTCGCCCGTCTGCCGATCCTCGACGGCGAAGACTTCGCCCGCTTCCTGCTCGGCGAGTACTCGCTCGGCGGCGCCACGGTGATGGTCGCCCCGGCCCAGGGCTTCTACGCCACCCCGGGGCTCGGGCTCGACGAGGTGCGGATCGCCTACGTGCTCAAGCGCGGCGACCTCGAAGCCTCGGTGCGCATCCTCGCCGAAGCCATCCCCGCCTACCGCGACGCCCGCGGCCTCGACGAACGCCCCACCGCGTCGAGCAACGCCAACGCGCCGGACTTCCACACGCCGACGGTGTAG